One genomic region from Thunnus maccoyii chromosome 16, fThuMac1.1, whole genome shotgun sequence encodes:
- the myt1lb gene encoding myelin transcription factor 1-like protein translates to MEVDADDKRHRTRSKVPVDPALTELFSVYGCPLAKKRKSLDRQTLETSPKRSTYLDDMDNSTMEECYETDGTEEMDDREEEEEEGAVEEEEEGEVEEEEEEEEVEGYMDYNEEQMEHEEGEVERGDADGEEEEEEEEEEVEVEQEEEEEGDEERVEEAEEEEEEAVEEVHYEEGEEEEGEQSQGQEDDQMSSVEGGEGDGGGGGGNAKSGPMTEKDDNNNDEYENYDELVAKSLLNLGKIAEDAANRAMTESEMNSNSSNSAEEEEEEEEEEEEEEEEEEDEEEEEEEEEDEEEEEEEEEEEEGEGDETQRADLSLDVDSDVVRETVDSLKLLAQGHGAVLSDNLDGQEYEDGTAENGGENDCSHGGNAHNGGNGQVKTTSNGQIENSDEEVCLSSLECLRNQCFDLARKLSETKSADRNGPPQLNLFTCGDANQQPQHHGYGDFQHSQEDRRTLDRNYSDMDNLMKLEEQLSPRSKAFSSCVQDGRYHHNHRDFDEDTASVTSDRSEEVFDMTKGNLSLLEKAIALESERAKAMRDKMAAEAARRDGVRYNHEDHGPRHGYGVERKARLPDGMKKLFYHKDASRADKKESRCPTPGCDGTGHVTGLYPHHRSLSGCPHKDRVPPEIVAMYENVLKCPTPGCTGRGHVNSNRNSHRSLSGCPIAAAEKLAKAQEKHQSCDGPKSNQASDRVLRPMCFVKQLDYPQYGYKNNVSTSTPRSNLAKELEKYSKTSFDYSAFDGSNNHQVYGKRAIAPKVHGQRDTSPKGYDAKRYCKNSSSASSTTSTYAPSSSSSSLSCGGGGGGAGGGGGGGGSSASSTCSKSSFDYSHDMEAAHMAATAILNLSTRCREMPHGMGGKPQDLCSQSPSLDVDENGTLDLSMSKRLCSGGGGDSVLTPLEPMSPQRQAALLGSRCYGMGDAADCWDLPVDYTKIKHIDEDEKEPDDLDPFHDLLEDRSYSTDVNMSSPKPKYVQCKESKKDLITLSGCPLADKSIRSMLANNAQELKCPTPGCDGSGHITGNYASHRSLSGCPRARKSGIKIIHSKENKEDQEPIRCPVPGCDGQGHVTGKYASHRSASGCPIAAKRQKDGYLNGIQFTWKSGKTEGMSCPTPGCDGSGHVSGSFLTHRSLSGCPRATSAMRKARLSGVEMLTIKQQRASNGLEHEEEIKQLDEEIKDLSESNSQVEADMIKLRTQITTMESNLKSIEEENKVIEQQNESLLHELANLSQSLINSLANVQLPHMKPLAHKEPPLRNNSCLQLHQQEPISEQNFDAYVTTLTDMYTNQDQYQSPENKALLENIKQAVQGIQV, encoded by the exons TGTGTACGGCTGCCCTCTGGCCAAGAAGAGAAAGAGTCTAGACAGACAAACCCTGGAAACCTCCCCCAAGAGGAGCACCTACCTAGATGACATGGACAACTCCACAATGGAGGAGTGCTACGAGACAGACGGGACGGAGGAGATGGACgacagggaggaagaggaggaggaaggcgccgtagaggaggaggaagagggagaggtggaggaggaagaggaggaggaggaagtggagggcTACATGGACTACAACGAGGAGCAAATGGAGCACGAAGAAGGCGAGGTGGAGAGAGGGGACGCGGAcggtgaggaagaggaggaggaagaagaagaggaggtagAGGTGgagcaagaagaggaggaggagggcgatgaggagagggtggaggaggcagaggaggaggaggaggaagcggTAGAGGAGGTGCACTatgaagagggggaggaggaagaaggggagCAGAGTCAAGGACAAG AGGACGATCAGATGAGCAGTGTTGAGGGGGGCGAGGGCgatggtggaggtggtggcggCAATGCCAAATCTGGCCCCATGACGGAAAAGGACGACAACAACAACGACGAGTACGAAAACTATGATGAACTCGTGGCCAAGTCACTGCTCAACCTGGGAAAGATCGCAGAAGACGCTGCCAACCGTGCTATGACGGAGTCTGAGATGAACAGCAACTCTTCTAACagtgcagaggaggaagaggaggaggaggaggaagaagaggaggaagaagaggaggaggaagatgaagaggaggaagaggaggaggaggaagatgaagaggaggaggaggaagaggaggaagaggaagagggggaaggggatgaaacacaaagagccGATCTGAGTTTGGACGTTGACAGTGATGTGGTCAGGGAGACAGTGGACTCCCTTAAACTGCTGGCGCAAGGTCACGGTGCAGTATTGTCTGACAATTTAGATGGACAGGAGTACGAGGACGGTACAGCTGAGAATGGGGGCGAGAATGACTGTTCCCATGGAGGAAATGCACACAATGGTGGTAATGGACAAGTTAAGACCACCAGTAATGGACAAATAGAAAACAGTGATGAGGAAGTGTGTTTAAGCAGTCTGGAATGCCTACGGAACCAATGCTTCGACCTGGCTCGGAAACTAAGTGAAACAAAGTCTGCTGACCGAAATGGACCACCCCAGCTAAATCTTTTTACATGCGGGGATGCCAATCAACAGCCCCAGCATCACGGCTATGGGGATTTCCAACATAGCCAGGAGGACAGGCGGACACTTGATAGGAACTATTCCGACATGGACAATCTCATGAagctggaggagcagctgagcCCACGCTCCAAGGCCTTCTCCAGTTGCGTGCAGGACGGCCGATATCACCACAACCACCGAGACTTTGATGAGGACACGGCCTCAGTGACGTCGGACCGATCAGAAGAAGTGTTTGACATGACAAAGGGTAACCTGTCCCTTTTGGAAAAGGCAATTGCACTAGAGTCAGAACGGGCCAAGGCAATGCGTGATAAAATGGCGGCTGAAGCTGCCAGGAGAGACGGGGTGAGGTATAACCATGAAGACCATGGCCCAAGGCATGGCTACGGTGTTGAGCGTAAAGCCCGGCTTCCTGATGGTATGAAGAAGCTTTTCTACCATAAAG ATGCTTCACGTGCAGACAAGAAAGAAAGTCGGTGTCCGACACCGGGCTGTGATGGCACAGGTCATGTGACGGGCTTGTACCCCCACCATCGGAGCCTGTCCGGCTGTCCGCACAAAGACAGGGTGCCACCAGAAA TTGTGGCTATGTATGAGAATGTTCTTAAGTGTCCTACGCCTGGCTGCACGGGACGCGGCCATGTCAATAGCAACAGAAACTCCCACAGAAG TCTGTCAGGTTGTCCCATCGCTGCAGCCGAGAAGCTGGCCAAAGCCCAGGAGAAGCACCAGAGCTGCGACGGCCCCAAGTCCAACCAGGCCTCTGACAGAGTCTTAAG GCCTATGTGCTTTGTCAAACAACTGGACTATCCACAGTATGGTTACAAGAACAATGTTTCCACCAGCACGCCCCGCTCCAACCTGGCCAAGGAGCTGGAGAAGTACTCCAAGACCAGCTTCGACTACAGCGCCTTTGACGGTAGTAACAACCACCAAGTGTACGGGAAACGGGCCATCGCACCCAAAGTTCATGGACAAAGAGACACCTCCCCCAAAGGATATGACG CCAAACGCTACTGCAAGAACTCCAGCTCGGCCAGCAGCACTACCAGCACCTACGCTcccagcagtagcagcagcagcctgagctgtggaggtggaggagggggcgCCGGAGGAGGCGGTGGGGGCGGAGGTAGCAGCGCTAGCAGCACTTGCAGCAAGAGCAGCTTTGACTACAGTCACGATATGGAAGCTGCCCACATGGCGGCCACGGCCATCCTCAACCTGTCCACGCGCTGCCGGGAAATGCCCCATGGTATGGGGGGGAAGCCCCAGGACCTGTGCTCGCAG AGTCCCAGCCTAGATGTGGATGAGAACGGTACATTGGACCTGAGTATGAGCAAGCGTCTGTGCAGCGGCGGTGGAGGGGACTCGGTGCTCACACCTCTAGAGCCCATGTCCCCCCAGAGGCAAGCCGCCCTGCTGGGCTCCCGCTGCTACGGCATGGGGGATGCCGCCGACTGCTGGGACCTGCCTGTAGACTACACCAAGATCAAACACATAGATGAGGACGAGAAAGAG CCGGATGACCTGGATCCCTTCCATGACTTGCTGGAGGACCGCTCCTACTCCACCGATGTTAACATGTCCAGTCCCAAGCCCAAGTATGTCCAGTGCAAGGAGAGTAAGAAGGACCTGATAAC TCTCTCAGGTTGTCCTTTAGCTGATAAAAGCATTCGAAGTATGCTGGCCAACAACGCGCAAGAGCTCAA GTGCCCGACACCAGGGTGCGATGGTTCGGGACATATCACTGGCAACTACGCCTCTCACAGAAG TCTCTCAGGGTGTCCGCGGGCCAGGAAAAGTGGGATAAAGATCATCCACAGTAAAGAGAACAAGGAGGACCAGGAGCCTATCAG GTGTCCAGTCCCAGGTTGTGATGGTCAGGGACACGTGACAGGGAAGTATGCGTCGCACAGAAGTGCATCAGGATGCCCCATAGCTGCCAAGAGACAAAAGGACGGCTACCTAAATGGCATCCAGTTCACGTGGAAGTCTGGCAAGACGGAGGGCATGTCCTGCCCCACACCGGGCTGCGACGGCTCGGGTCACGTCAGCGGCAGCTTCCTCACACATCGGAG TCTGTCGGGGTGTCCACGCGCCACCTCGGCCATGAGGAAAGCCAGGCTCTCCGGAGTGGAAATGCTAACAATAAAGCAGCAACGTGCCAGCAACG GACTGGAGCATGAAGAGGAGATCAAACAGCTGGATGAAGAAATCAAAGATTTAAGTGAATCAAATTCACAAGTGGAAGCAGACATGATCAAACTCAGAACACAG ATCACAACAATGGAGTCCAACCTGAAGTCCATAGAGGAGGAAAACAAGGTGATTGAACAGCAAAATGAATCTCTCCTGCATGAGCTGGCCAACCTCAGCCAGTCACTGATTAACAGTTTAGCTAATGTCCAGCTCCCTCATATG